The following proteins are encoded in a genomic region of Cyclonatronum proteinivorum:
- a CDS encoding zinc-dependent metalloprotease codes for MKHTITMMLFALLVLAGCSGSQQSAQQAAAQAERPQLNPIEQATSGHIKMEGLFTVFQDTTSGSTKMMITEDQIGKEFIYWGHTVDGVPQVGHFRGNYRDNKVFSIQRYFDRIEFVVENTRFHFDEDNPLSRAADANISRAVLFSAKIDTEHEGQMLINSDPLFLTEALHQVKPSPFPGLPPGAMLTLGNLSRDKTKFRSINSYPMNTAVQVEYVYDNPAPLNRGGMHVTDARSITIVYQHTFIEMPDNNFVPRRDDARVGYFSQQVNDQTALGVTPWADVINRWHLEPKDPEAEISEPVEPITWWIENTTPHELRPIIKEATLEWNRAFEAAGFRNAIAVKVQPDTADWDAGDIRYNVLRWTSSPTPPFGGYGPSFTNPRTGQILGADIMLEYVFLRNAANNERLFSENVIDYFLDMGLPGLKGDEHGHTHEHGVFCSAGHFIQMSNMFGFAALQALDFDDLDREQMVHEALVYLIMHELGHTFGLNHNMAASFMLDPDQVHDRSLTEQMGLSGSVMDYPAINVAHDRSQQGQFYTTTTGPYDIWAIEYGYSRGLDDPEAEEARLNAILERSTEPELIFGNDADDMRSPGKAIDPRIMIGAMSNDPIAYSETRVQLVHDMLDNLLDRYSVENESYQALFNAFMSSMGQINTAMGVTARFIGGVYIDRGFVGQPGAGEPYTPVSRADQKRAMELLGSRLFAPDAFYESHEVYNHLMRQRRGFSNPFAGEDPRIHDLVLNMQRNTLAHIMHPNTTRRITDTRLYGNEYSLVEMMDDLTNAIFQADLRTNVNTFRQNLQVLYVTNLAAALANERNQYDNFTQTAALHSLQRIKTMMNNRSRGNAETRAHTAHILRIVDDALEG; via the coding sequence ATGAAGCATACCATCACCATGATGCTGTTCGCCCTGCTGGTGCTTGCCGGGTGTTCCGGTTCGCAACAGAGTGCGCAACAGGCTGCAGCACAGGCGGAGCGACCACAGCTCAATCCTATTGAACAGGCCACAAGCGGTCATATAAAAATGGAGGGCCTGTTCACGGTCTTTCAGGACACGACTTCCGGCAGCACGAAAATGATGATTACGGAAGATCAGATCGGTAAAGAATTCATTTATTGGGGGCATACGGTTGACGGGGTACCGCAGGTCGGGCATTTCCGCGGGAATTACCGGGATAATAAAGTGTTCAGTATTCAGCGCTATTTCGACCGCATAGAATTTGTGGTAGAGAATACCCGCTTTCATTTTGATGAAGATAACCCGCTGAGCCGGGCCGCTGACGCCAATATTTCGCGTGCGGTGCTGTTTTCTGCCAAAATTGATACCGAGCACGAAGGGCAGATGCTGATCAATTCTGATCCGCTTTTTCTCACGGAGGCCCTTCATCAGGTTAAGCCATCGCCCTTTCCGGGCCTTCCGCCCGGTGCTATGCTTACGCTGGGCAATCTCAGCCGCGATAAAACCAAGTTTCGCAGTATCAACAGTTATCCCATGAATACCGCTGTGCAGGTTGAGTACGTGTACGATAACCCGGCCCCGCTTAACCGTGGCGGGATGCATGTTACCGACGCCCGCTCCATCACCATTGTGTATCAGCACACCTTCATCGAAATGCCGGATAACAACTTTGTGCCGCGCCGCGATGATGCGCGGGTCGGTTACTTTAGTCAGCAAGTCAATGATCAGACGGCTTTGGGCGTAACTCCCTGGGCGGATGTGATCAACCGCTGGCACCTGGAGCCTAAAGATCCGGAAGCCGAAATTTCTGAGCCGGTAGAACCGATTACCTGGTGGATTGAAAACACAACCCCGCACGAGCTGCGCCCTATTATTAAGGAAGCTACGCTGGAGTGGAACCGTGCCTTCGAAGCCGCCGGTTTCCGCAACGCCATTGCCGTTAAGGTGCAGCCTGATACGGCCGACTGGGATGCCGGAGATATCCGCTACAACGTACTGCGCTGGACGTCTTCCCCGACGCCGCCGTTTGGGGGATATGGTCCGAGCTTCACCAATCCCCGGACCGGTCAGATCCTGGGCGCGGATATTATGCTGGAGTACGTATTCCTGCGCAACGCGGCCAACAATGAGCGCCTGTTCAGTGAAAATGTGATTGATTACTTTCTCGACATGGGGCTGCCCGGATTAAAGGGTGACGAGCACGGGCATACGCATGAGCACGGCGTGTTTTGCTCGGCGGGTCACTTCATCCAAATGAGCAATATGTTTGGATTTGCCGCCCTGCAGGCACTCGACTTTGATGATCTCGATCGCGAGCAAATGGTCCATGAAGCCCTGGTTTATCTCATCATGCACGAGCTGGGCCATACTTTTGGCCTGAATCACAACATGGCCGCTTCTTTCATGCTCGACCCCGATCAGGTGCATGACCGCAGCCTGACGGAGCAAATGGGGCTTTCCGGCTCTGTGATGGACTATCCTGCCATTAACGTGGCGCACGACCGTTCGCAGCAAGGTCAGTTTTACACTACTACGACGGGTCCTTACGACATCTGGGCTATTGAGTACGGCTACTCCCGCGGGCTTGATGATCCGGAAGCGGAAGAAGCCCGCCTGAACGCTATTCTGGAGCGCTCAACTGAACCCGAGCTCATTTTTGGAAATGATGCAGACGACATGCGCAGCCCGGGCAAGGCGATTGACCCGCGCATTATGATCGGCGCCATGAGCAACGATCCTATTGCCTACTCCGAAACACGGGTACAGCTCGTGCATGACATGCTTGATAACCTGCTTGACCGGTACTCGGTCGAGAATGAGAGCTATCAGGCGTTGTTCAACGCATTTATGTCGAGCATGGGTCAGATCAACACGGCTATGGGCGTTACGGCGCGCTTCATTGGCGGGGTGTATATCGATCGTGGTTTTGTGGGTCAGCCCGGTGCGGGTGAGCCCTATACGCCGGTTTCCCGCGCAGATCAGAAGCGTGCGATGGAGCTGCTCGGCAGCCGCCTTTTTGCCCCGGATGCTTTTTATGAAAGCCATGAAGTGTACAATCACCTGATGCGTCAGCGCCGCGGTTTCAGCAACCCCTTTGCGGGTGAAGATCCGCGTATTCACGATCTTGTGCTGAACATGCAGCGCAACACCCTGGCGCACATCATGCACCCGAATACGACGCGCCGCATTACCGACACCCGTCTGTACGGAAACGAATATTCGCTGGTCGAAATGATGGATGATCTCACCAATGCGATCTTTCAGGCAGACCTTCGCACCAACGTGAATACTTTCCGTCAGAACCTGCAGGTGCTGTATGTTACCAACCTTGCTGCGGCCCTGGCCAATGAACGGAATCAGTACGACAACTTCACGCAGACCGCGGCCCTGCACAGCTTGCAGCGGATCAAAACGATGATGAACAACCGCAGCCGCGGCAATGCCGAAACCCGCGCGCACACCGCACACATTCTCCGGATTGTGGATGATGCCCTTGAAGGGTAA
- a CDS encoding porin has translation MRHFLAGFIMAAGFLFAGFSQPVLAQESERVLRDLEIRIPSLPHYSFGRGLGLTTPDSTYQVNIRFRMQNRATFQTFSDRDDSVEAVVRRLRLRFDGFVGDPRFLYAIQLSFSPGDVGAIQPGENINIIRDAVFYYRPDAHWSFGFGQTKLPGNRQRVNSSGALQLTDRSVNNAAFTIDRDYGVFANYGREDQNRFSYNLRTAISTGDGRNYTRNPDTDLAYTARLELMPLGAFLKNGTMFEGDLAREQTPKLLLGGTVHYNMGAKRAQGQLGSDTSAKRDLRVIHLDAMLKYQGWALMAAWMSRQTDDPVIALPDGDTGAVRETAYLVGTGYDLQLSYLFPSDYELIARYSSHNPEKEVRPFFRPREQFSAGITRYVWEHALKLQLELTHDRFPRTDFADAREGTYVRFQIEIGI, from the coding sequence ATGAGACATTTTTTGGCAGGGTTTATTATGGCAGCCGGTTTTCTGTTTGCGGGCTTTTCGCAGCCGGTTTTGGCACAGGAAAGCGAGCGGGTGCTGCGCGATCTGGAAATCCGCATTCCTTCGCTGCCGCATTATTCTTTCGGGCGGGGTCTGGGACTGACGACGCCTGACAGCACCTATCAGGTTAACATCCGGTTCAGGATGCAGAACCGGGCGACGTTTCAGACGTTCAGCGATCGCGATGACAGTGTGGAGGCGGTCGTGCGCCGGCTGCGGCTGCGGTTCGATGGTTTTGTCGGGGATCCGCGCTTTTTGTATGCGATTCAGCTTTCCTTCTCACCCGGTGATGTGGGCGCGATACAGCCCGGTGAGAACATCAATATCATACGGGATGCGGTGTTTTACTACCGCCCGGATGCGCACTGGAGCTTCGGGTTCGGACAGACCAAGCTTCCGGGGAACCGTCAGCGGGTGAATTCATCGGGGGCGCTGCAGCTCACCGATCGCTCCGTGAATAATGCGGCATTTACGATTGACCGTGATTACGGTGTTTTCGCGAATTACGGGCGGGAAGATCAGAACCGTTTTTCCTATAATCTGCGTACTGCTATAAGCACGGGGGATGGCCGCAATTACACGCGGAATCCGGATACGGATCTGGCCTACACGGCCCGGCTTGAGCTGATGCCGCTGGGGGCTTTCCTGAAAAACGGGACGATGTTTGAGGGAGATCTCGCACGGGAACAGACGCCCAAACTGCTGCTTGGCGGGACTGTTCATTATAATATGGGTGCAAAGCGGGCGCAGGGGCAGCTTGGATCGGATACATCGGCGAAACGCGATCTCAGGGTGATTCATCTGGATGCCATGCTCAAATATCAGGGCTGGGCGCTGATGGCTGCGTGGATGAGCCGGCAAACCGATGATCCGGTGATCGCCCTGCCTGACGGAGATACCGGTGCTGTGCGGGAAACAGCTTATCTGGTCGGGACAGGCTACGATTTGCAGCTCAGCTATCTATTTCCTTCCGATTATGAGCTGATTGCCCGGTATTCGTCGCATAATCCTGAAAAAGAGGTGCGTCCGTTTTTTCGCCCGAGAGAACAGTTCAGCGCCGGAATTACGCGCTATGTGTGGGAGCATGCCCTGAAGCTGCAGCTTGAACTTACGCATGACCGTTTCCCCCGTACCGATTTTGCAGATGCGCGTGAGGGAACTTATGTGCGGTTTCAGATTGAAATCGGGATCTGA